The region atgtaaaaatagcaGTTATGTGGTAGGTAACGCAGGCGTTCATTAAGGGTCAAATTCAGGGTCAGTTTTAACAGCGGAAAGATTCGATCCAGCTGAAGGTTTATagatcatttcagctgtaataGTTAGCAAACATTTGTTTCTTGTTGCAGTCTCCACAATGGATGTGCTCTCAGGAAGGTGTGGTTCTGTGCTGTATGAGacttttgtcttcttcttctgcttcttcttcttcttcttcttggttGCTTAATTtaggtacacacacatttttgtacTGTGCAATTCTgctgcatgtctgtgtcatgTGTCTGTTGCTATGTTTCTGTTGTGTACACTTGTTATGATATGGATTTAAGAATGTTGAAGGTTTTCTATATAGTTACAGAGTGAGAGCTGTTGTTAATATTACTGTAAAACTAATCCAGGTAAACAAACAtccattttattgttgtaaattATGAAGAGTAATATGAGCCATTAGAACATAAGCCCTTTGTTGAAAAAATATCCATGATAGAAACTTATCTgccatttattctttttgttcCCTGATAGGCAGCAAGCATGAGGATGGCACCCAGAGTGACTCCGAGAACGGATTAGGCCTGCGATTTGCCAACCGCCGCCATGCCCTCGAGGAACGTCTAAAAGCAGCACACGGCCACgtgggagtgggaggaggagcaggaggagcaggaggtgggaACGTAACAGTGAGCGGGACCCGAACAACCGGCACCCGCACTGCCTTCATGATTGAGTTCTACGACGAGGAAAACCCTCGCAAGCGCCGGTCATATTCATTTTCCCAGACTGCACCGTTGCTGGggggaggagctggtggagagggACTGTGTCCTCAGCCCCCATCTCACCCCAAGGTGTTCAGCATTTCCACCTCTGCTACTACAGCCTCAGATTCAGGTaataaatctttaaatattCTTTGACTctcttctatgtgtgtgttttctgaagcaAAGGTTCAAAGTAAGAAGATATGCATTTGAAATATTCTGAGAACTACAGTTATTAAGAACCTCATTAAGTGACAAAGGTTTCAGGAACATTAAACCAGTTAATCAGGAGCTGTTGTCATTCATTCACCACTAGTGctgttacacacagtaacagctATGACCTTGGACACTTAATACCCAATAATTACtacatgttgtttctgtgtcgTGGTCCTCTGTGAAAGCATGTTATGTTTTTCTAACTGATGTATTTCTGCTTTGTATTTGTTCCTATTAGGTAAAGCCCCAGCTCCAATACCGGCTACAGTGACTGTGGGTGCCCCTACGGCTGCTCGCGTGCTGCTcaagcagaggtcagaggaccCGAGTATCGGTCGGAGCTCAGCCAGTACCGGGCTGGCGACCGGTAGCCCCACCAGCCCCAGCGAGGACGCCTCGGTTGTGGGGAGAGGAGCAggggctgcaggaggagaggcagaggatgACCATAGCGATAAGGGGACTTACACTATCGAACTGGAGAACAGGAacccagaggaagaggaggccaggCGCATGATAGACAAGGTAGGGATGATCAGAGAGACCAAACAGgatcatttctctctttctacctcAGCTGCAATACATAGTCTTGACTGCAACGTCTTAATTCCAGCGTTATGAGATGTATCTGGAATCATACCACAGCTATTGAAAGACTGGAAATCTACtacagctgagagacagagagattttctcttttttgcatGTTGTGCTACAAAGAGGGCATTGTTACAGTGCTCTCTAAAGCAATGAGTTTGACCGAACACAAACAGACCAGAGCAAGGTTAATAGTCTCTTTATTACCTGCTTCGTTGGCACTTTTAGGGTTAGCAAGTCCTttgagacagtttttttttgtttccactaAAACAAAGCTATCGTTTCTCCATTGCCTTACTTGACCACCACTCCATCCTCTCTGTCCCATTGGTTAACCTAATGCTTCTGTAATAGCCCGGAGAGACTCACTCCATCAAGCACTGTCCTGTTTTATTAAACGAACGCTCCAGGCAGGCTGAAAAACCACCATCAGTTTCCTACTGCCACCCCTGTCCTGTAGCACAGTGCTCTTTCATGGTCACAGAAAACATGTCTGAAACGGGCAAAgcaacactgagagagagatggtTTAATGTTAGTTTGAGGCTGAGATTTAATGAACACTTCTCTAGACCATGTAAAATAGGAATGAAAAAAACTTTCTCTAAATAGAtacaacaaaagcaaagatTGCAAAACCATTCTAGACACATGTCCACTTGGCCTTTTATTTGCCACCTAACAGATTTGGAAACTGGGGCTAGAATCTACTAATTTTTTAGGAAGGGAAGTTTTTGCCAGTAAAGGTTATTACACAGCCATAATTTAAAGTTTACTAAATGGTGTCTCACAGTGGCACATATCCCTTAATGTGTTGTATACAGGTGTTATCTTAGGAGCAGCAGTGATATAATTAGTGGGGTGTATTTCTAGGCAGTGTTAGTCTGGATGCATTACTTTCAAAACTGGAAGTGTTGTTATGCTAATTCCTGTAATTAGGTGACACACTAATTGGCACACTGCTCACAGTATGTCCGCTCTCATTCACTCTCCcttttgtaattgtgtgtgtgtgcgtgtgtgtgtgtgtgtgtgtctgtgtgtctgtgtgtctgtgtgtgcgcgtgtttgtctgtgtgcgtgtgtgtgtgtgtgtgtgtgtgtgagagagagtgtgttgcCATGGTACTCAACTATCAAGTGCAGATCGGTGCTTTAATTCTACAGCATCTCTTTCTGGCTGTTCAGTTCACTTTTGTTCATCAAGAGGACTGTAGAATAATATTATCACAGTGTTTACCTATCACAAGggtaattcattttcattacaaAGTGTGCTAcagtatttacatgttttggGTGCATACATAATAAAGGCTAATTGGacactacatacatacatatgcatGCATTATACTTCGGCAAAATGTCCATCTTTTgccacattttcagtttttgttcctTCTTgctttttcaaatgtttgtagGTGTTTGGTGTTCAGCAGAACCAAGATTCCTCAGCTCTGTCAGACCtgaaaggagaaggaaaaggaaaggagacaggagagacaggGAAAGAGGTAGAAAACTGCGCTTTAACAGCTTCTTAGTCCAGTTTCTTCTCCCttgtctctcttcttctatcTGCGTTTCTCTGCCTGTTATATGCTCACCTATACACCAGTGTCCATCACTACAATACTAATGTTACCCAAGATGACTCATTGTCTGTGAATTTTGTTTGGATTAAATAAATCCcattgtaaaaaaatgtcattatcacTTTCAGTCCAGTGTAGTATAACAGTGTATAAGAAGTGGACTGAAGATTCATGGCTGAGGTTCATAATGTGAGTCACAGTCACTCCCATGGTTTGACCACTCTACTCCCCGAGCCTGCTAATGGGAGTAGGCTAGTCCTCCCAGAGACTGACCTAGATCACACTCAGATGAGGAGAGACATGCTCTGCCCTGCAGGCAATTTCATAAGAGGGAGCGTGTGTATGAGCATTGACAGCCCTTCTACCCAGTCTTTAATTTAGGTAGATGTCTTTTCCAATTAAAACAATCCTCTGTTCAGCTTTTCCTAAAACTTTCTTGTAGGATGATTGAGGGTGATTTATTTGAAATTAGAAAAGTGTCTAAATGTCTACCTATGAGTAGAATATATGCATCAGACTGAGGCTTCCAAACAGCCTCAAATCTgatatgttttgattttccagtaaaatacaaatacagaaatcttCAGAAGTCTTCATACCACGACCCTTCATTCCCACAAACTAAATAATTTCCATCATCATTGCATTTCAGATGAAGTCTTAATGCCACTTTGTGCAACCACTGATTTACTTAGCTGCTCTCTTTTCCAGCTTTCTCACTCCTGTTGTCTTCTCTCTTGTCACCTCAcccctcacctccctcctgTGTCCTCACAGGCACTTCCTGGTGACTCGAGCTGGGTCTCTCAGTGGGCCAGTCTAGCTGCCAATCACACCAGGACAGACCCAGAGGGATCGGGAGCAGAGACAGCCACTTTCCTGCACAAAGAGAGAGGTACATTGTCACTTGACTCTCAGAGAATGAAAAGGTTTAATTAAAAGTTAAGCCtgatttaattcagttttcagATAGATTTTCCCTTAAAAAAATCTCCCCaacttaaaaacatttacagtttgtaaatcgtgtattaaaaaaaaaaaaaatcttaaatctcAGTTAAGTGAGTTTATCCTTTGTTCTCTAGGAGCTGATGCCTTTGAGTCTGGTGCATCCCTCAGCAGAGGTGAATCCTCCTCCAGTCTGACAGACCGTAAGCGAAGGACCCTCCCCCAGCTCCCTGCGGATGACCCCCGGGCTAAATCCAGCACCAAAGCTCTGAGGTCTGAGATTGGTGAGAAGCAAGACACTGAGCCACAGGAAAAAGAGAACAAGGGAGACGGGGAGTCCCCAACTCCCATGGAGGGTAGTGAGATGACCAGTAAACGGAAACAAAGCTCCACTTCCTCTCCATCCAAGGCTCCTCTCCGGACCTCTGGCAGCAGTGAGCGAAggaagaggtcagaggagaggaaaggaggaggaggaggagttgaaGCAGGAGAGAAGTCTGGGAAGCCTCTAGTGCGCCAGGGCAGCTTCACTATTGAGAAACCCAGCGCTAATGTCCCCGCAGAGCTCATCCCACGCATCAACAGAGGCGGCAGTGGGCGCGAACGCAGTGACTCTGTGGGCAGCATGGATACTGCTACGCTCCTGAAAGACACTGAAGCTGTCATGGCATTCCTGGAGGCCAAACtaagagatgaaaacaaactaGACCAGAAAATCAGTAAAACTGGCATCACCACTCAGGGTTCAGGTTCTGGCTTCCCCCTTCGGACTGACTCCATCTCACCTGAGTCAGATGTGGACACGGCCAGCACAGCTAGTCATGTGGCcggagaggcagacaggaaagCCGCACCTGGTGGTGTACAAAAACGACGTTCCCTCAGCAGCATGCACCGGGAGAAGAGCAACATGAGCACAGCTTCCAAGACCAGCGTCACGAATGCAAGCGCCCGTGAGCGTTTGGAGAGAAAGACTAAAACAAGAACTGCAGATGCGACAAGCCGGACTGATGCACGCCGCTCTGTTCAGCcgtcctctgcctcctccagaGCACGCCAGCCTTCACTGGATCTCACTGATGATGACCAGACTTCTTCCTTCCCCATCTCTGACATCCTCTCCTCAGACCAGGAGACCTACTCTGGACCGTTGGGGCACTCGGCACATGGACGCAGCTTAGATGATGCCCTCCATTCCAAACTCGACAGCAGGTCTGCTAAGAACTCCACCAGTGGTTCCTCCAAAACCAGCCGCACTCTCCAGGCAGCCACAGCCGCCTCCCTGAGCAAGCAGGCGTCACTGCCTCAGCCACGGCCAACAAGAGCCTCCCTTCTTCGCCGCGCCCGGCTGGGAGACACATCTGACACGGACCTCGCTGATGCTGACAGGGTGTCTGTAGCTTCTGAGGTGTCCACCACCAGCTCCACCTCTAGGCCCCCATCTGGTCGGAAGGGATTGTCACGGCTGGATATGCTGGCTCAGCCGCGTAGAAACCGTCTGGGCTCCATCTCAGCCCGCAGTGACTCAGAGTGCACAATGACCCGGAGCTCCACCTCTTCACCCCGCCTATCAGCTGAGACCGCTCTGCGTCTGGGCCTGCGCTCATCAACACCCACAGAGAACAGACTGACACCCAGGATGAGGGCCAGCAGTGTGTCCAAACTAAATGAGACCAAGACAAAGACCACTACATCTGGATACTGCTCGCCCACAGGTGAGCACATCCACTGCATGCTGGTTTCTGGTTTATTCAGAGTTTTTGGATGTTGTAGGAACAAGGAGAAGAGGAACAATAAAATTCTAAATCAGGGTTTGTTACTTAAGTTTATTTTGAACTTATTATTATTGGTCGTTTGCAAGAAAACAATGAATGGTGTAAGGATCACATCCAAAAGTACACCATTCAGTCTACACCATTGCACCTCATCgttgtgtcagtgtgtaaacATTTGCCTGTGAACTCTCCACCATGTTGTGACGTACTTGTGCATTGGTTTTCATCGTCCAGAGAGCTCTCAGCCCGAACCTGAGGGCGGggatgcagaggaagagatgatgGGTACTGTACCAGAACTGTAGCGTCTTCTTaggactttgtgtgtgtgtgtgttagtgtgtcagACCTGGGTCACAGCAATAGAAGCATGCTCACCAAAAGGAAAGCAGGTTATTCATGTTAGAAGAGTTTTCATCCCAAAATGAGATATCCACCACTTGAAAAGGTGATGCATCAATAGATAAGCAAACTAAGTCCATGTACTCTCAGCTAAAGTCCTTTTTTAAGGACTATACACACTTGGATCTTTCACTATTTTTTAATACTACTTTAAATATTTCTCCAGATGTAaattaaaaagtatattttgttGTGCCAGTACATTATATAAAGAAATTTCACTGAGTGAAGTCGAAGTACGATGACCCAGCTCTAGCATATGTTGCAGTGTTAACTCCGTGTCTCCCTCTTAAACTCCATCAAGTAATGTTGTGGTGAAGACCCAAATGCTCTACTCACACTATTTctgataaaacatttcacaacattGGAGCTCAAACTGCAAAACCCATGAGCAAACAGTTTTGGAACAATGCTCCACCTTGTGGAGATTTTTAATCAAGACACTTGAACTTGGTTCTGTTTTACTCCTGTGTGACAGAGCATGGTGTTGTCTCATCATGAAGCAGCTTAACACATCCTGGCTCTATCAGATTTTGTGTTGTTGGAAGCTTTTGTTTGCTGCCTGGGCTGGGGAGTTTTTAGATGAAGTAGTCTCTTTTTGCccctgtttctgttgttttcaaagTAGTTTTATTATCACCAAGACATTCCGGCAGCTTGTCCATTAACAATAACTTGAGATAAAATACAATGCTTTAACTCACCATCCTTTTTTATTCATTGCTCcaattgtatttaattttgttaGAACAAAGCAGGATTGACTGTGGGCTGCCTTTGTAACAAAGCCTCTTATGTTGACAAGCTCATTTATTAACTCATGAATAACAAATGTTGTAATGGAATGTAGTCCAGTAATATTGACTAAACGATTGTCTTCTCCTGCCATTACCCTCACAGTGTCCAGTAGCAGCAGATGGAGACGTCTGCCGCCAGAGTATGGCTCCACCTCAGAGGAAGAGTTTGGCTCCAGCCGGAATTCTCCGAAGCATGGAGGACGCTCCCATGTGCGCCCTCATCACCTCGTCCCACACCGCAGCTCAAGGCTCAGCACCACCGCGAGCCCAGGCTCTGCCGCGTTGACGGGCCCGGGTGGAGTGGGGATCAAACATCGTATGAAAGAGCAAGAGGAGTACATCAGGGACTGGACAGCACACAGCGAGGAGATAGCCAGGTATTGATCTGTGCTGAATTAAATTTTTCATGATTCTATTTAAAGTTTTAGTATGATGTTATAATGTTTAATAAGAGCCATCCTGAATGGCTTAACTGCATGTGATTACAGGTTATTGTGTATGCAGGTTGTGTTCCTAAAGATGTCTACCCTGACTCCTAAAGAACCCTGTCTGATGGTTAACAGGTTATTCCCCTGTGTGCGCAGGATCAGCCAGGACCTGGCTAAGGACTTGGCTATCTTGGCCCGTGAGATCCACGATGTGGCCGGCGAGATCGACTCCGTCAGCTCCTCTGGCACAGCACCCAGCACCACCGTCAGCACTGCCGCCACCACTCCGGGATCAGCTATCGACACCCGGGAAGAGGTAGGCCCTGCACGTTCCACGCAGCCGGACATACAGGAGAGCATGAGAAAGGTGCccgtttttcttcttctattattACCTTACTGTGTGTGCTTCCATTGCGCCTTTGCCATCCCTCCTGTGTTGCTTGGGTTGAACTGCCTTGCCTCTGTTGCTTTGTAGCTTTCATCTGCTGTGAGAGGTATTCATTTACTACACTCCCTTCTGCTCCACTTTCATTCCTTTATTtgttcattcttttttcttctttttttttaatcaattttggCATTATAGAATTAAAATCAGGCATATTTGCTAATTCTTCATTTCTCACAGATGTTTACTGAACTTTATTATACATAGCTAGAATAACACTGGAAAGAAATTTCCTTAagtttttgaatttgaatttatttccctcctctctctcttctacaTCTCTCCCCATCTTCTCCCAGTTGGTGGATCGGGTGTTTGATGAGAGCCTCAACTTCAGAAAGATCCCGCCTGTGATTTCAACCAATAAGGCACCAGAGATCAACGGTAAGCCGGTGGAGCTCCGCCCCCGTGCTCCTGACAGTCTGGAGCCCCGAGCTCTGAGGAGACGCACCTGGAACcgagaggaggtgagaggcaACACAAAGAGCATGACATCAAAACTATACCAACATGGAGGCTTTCACAAAAAATTCACCTTTTAGGTTTTCACATGTCACACTTAATTTATTTTCCTCCGTGTACTCAGGCGGTGTTGGACAGCCTGCTGCTCAACTCAGTTTCTCAACTGTCCTCTAAGATCAGACATTCTGTCGACAAAACCGCAGGAAAAATCAGGTAATTGCACTTTGTGATATTATAACCTTCTGTGAGTATGTAACAGTGTAGCATCTATCCCTGAGTGAGCCATTGTGTTGGTTTGTGTAGCAAAAAGCCTGTGTGATTAACCACGTCCTGTTGTGTGTTGGTTTTCCTCAGGATTTTGTTTAAGGATAAGGACAGGAACTGGGATGAAATTGAGAATAAACTGCGATCGGAAAGTGACATACCACTTCTGAAAACCTCCAACAAGGTGCAGAAATCTGTCGGTATGAACAATATTTGATGACAAGAAAAGTACAGCGATATCGTAAGCTAacagttttgttgttatttttcctcaTCATTACACATCATACAGGAGATTTCCTCAATTCTGCTCGAACTGAAGAGAGTTGAGAAGCAGCTTCAAGGTAAAGTAAAAGGCACATGTACACGTCTAACTTAATGACAAATGTGAGGAATGAGGAATATTAAAGAGGGAAAGCAACAAAAGTAGTGACAAAAATTATGGCTGAGTGAGATGTATGAGAGAGGAATGTATTATATGAAACATCCTTTTGTTAAAGCCCTGAACACTGGACTTCAAATCTGAAGTATTTTTCTGTAACATTGAATGTTTATGACTAAACAAGCGGCAAtagcaaagtaaaataaaaaaaacatcttaaactTCTTGTCGACCATTTAACACTCAAAAACCCAgttaatctgcttcatcagtATTGGGTGGGTGTAGTTTTAACAGATCTGAATGACAGAGACCAAACAATCCAGAAATTGTCAGCTTCTGATTAAAATGTTGCTAAATCCTAAATGGTGCACAGAAAAGCATGGGATCAACTTTTTCACTTCAAACCATTAAGAAGagcatagagaaaaaaaaataatacagaaatCTGTcatgtgaaatattcaaaattgGTAGAAAATAGTTGGTCATATAGGACGCCATCACTCAGTAAAAAAACAGAGTACAAAATAAGTTTAGGCCTTTAATACAATCCAAGACAGTAATGCAAAGTTTATTGTAGCAGTAAGTGTACATTGACTTTTACACAAAGCCTTCCAGACACTGattatcttcctctctctgtctcagtgatCAATGTCATGGTAGACCCAGATGGCACTCTGGATGCCCTGGCCAGCCTCGGCCTGACCAGCCCCACCACCCCCGCCAAGCCCCAAGCCACCAAAACAACTTCCCCCTCTGCCACCAGCCCTGGATCTGTACCGCCAGCCAAAGACTCGCTGCCAGAGATCCTTCCCGGTCCTGGAGGATCCACACCCTCCACCAGGGTCCAGGCTTCCTCTGCCAGCACAGAGGAAACTGCACGAGACCCCAGTGTGGGTCTGGGGTTAACAGGAGTCGGAGTACTGCCCTTCAACCGCATGCGGCCGAGCGGAGAGGAGGCCATTGCACAGAAGTGAGCGTAGAAGTTTCCCTGAAATCAAGGCTATGTGAATAAATATGA is a window of Seriola aureovittata isolate HTS-2021-v1 ecotype China chromosome 14, ASM2101889v1, whole genome shotgun sequence DNA encoding:
- the cep170aa gene encoding centrosomal protein of 170 kDa isoform X4, with the translated sequence MSVTSWFLVSSGGTRHRLPREMIFVGRDDCELMLQSRSVDKQHAVINYEAGTDEHKVKDLGSLNGTFVNDVRIQEQMYITLKLEDKLRFGYDTNLFTVVRGELTVPEEALKHEKFTSGLQLSKKPSNGETTTTTTTSKSPAKTPTKTLKSPSGGTLRLGESRATDGVKQPPAKPVDSHKAEDRIGGDVTALPRGTPLYGQPSWWGDGDADDENSFKQETKSSTKKHDSSMSDSKESRRGEKAKEDGLHASTAHDSSYFEIPTKEGHMANNGIHEIPTKDTEGSATHSTTAQGHASFTIEFDNTSPGKVTIKDHVSKFTSDHHRSRSKKSGAGSGGAGGRDLSTLQAAMMASESKVADWLAQNDPTLVRSESTEDDSKSIKSDVPVHLKRLKGSKHEDGTQSDSENGLGLRFANRRHALEERLKAAHGHVGVGGGAGGAGGGNVTVSGTRTTGTRTAFMIEFYDEENPRKRRSYSFSQTAPLLGGGAGGEGLCPQPPSHPKVFSISTSATTASDSGKAPAPIPATVTVGAPTAARVLLKQRSEDPSIGRSSASTGLATGSPTSPSEDASVVGRGAGAAGGEAEDDHSDKGTYTIELENRNPEEEEARRMIDKVFGVQQNQDSSALSDLKGEGKGKETGETGKEALPGDSSWVSQWASLAANHTRTDPEGSGAETATFLHKERGADAFESGASLSRGESSSSLTDRKRRTLPQLPADDPRAKSSTKALRSEIGEKQDTEPQEKENKGDGESPTPMEGSEMTSKRKQSSTSSPSKAPLRTSGSSERRKRSEERKGGGGGVEAGEKSGKPLVRQGSFTIEKPSANVPAELIPRINRGGSGRERSDSVGSMDTATLLKDTEAVMAFLEAKLRDENKLDQKISKTGITTQGSGSGFPLRTDSISPESDVDTASTASHVAGEADRKAAPGGVQKRRSLSSMHREKSNMSTASKTSVTNASARERLERKTKTRTADATSRTDARRSVQPSSASSRARQPSLDLTDDDQTSSFPISDILSSDQETYSGPLGHSAHGRSLDDALHSKLDSRSAKNSTSGSSKTSRTLQAATAASLSKQASLPQPRPTRASLLRRARLGDTSDTDLADADRVSVASEVSTTSSTSRPPSGRKGLSRLDMLAQPRRNRLGSISARSDSECTMTRSSTSSPRLSAETALRLGLRSSTPTENRLTPRMRASSVSKLNETKTKTTTSGYCSPTVSSSSRWRRLPPEYGSTSEEEFGSSRNSPKHGGRSHVRPHHLVPHRSSRLSTTASPGSAALTGPGGVGIKHRMKEQEEYIRDWTAHSEEIARLFPCVRRISQDLAKDLAILAREIHDVAGEIDSVSSSGTAPSTTVSTAATTPGSAIDTREEVGPARSTQPDIQESMRKLVDRVFDESLNFRKIPPVISTNKAPEINGKPVELRPRAPDSLEPRALRRRTWNREEAVLDSLLLNSVSQLSSKIRHSVDKTAGKIRILFKDKDRNWDEIENKLRSESDIPLLKTSNKEISSILLELKRVEKQLQVINVMVDPDGTLDALASLGLTSPTTPAKPQATKTTSPSATSPGSVPPAKDSLPEILPGPGGSTPSTRVQASSASTEETARDPSVGLGLTGVGVLPFNRMRPSGEEAIAQK
- the cep170aa gene encoding centrosomal protein of 170 kDa isoform X1 gives rise to the protein MSVTSWFLVSSGGTRHRLPREMIFVGRDDCELMLQSRSVDKQHAVINYEAGTDEHKVKDLGSLNGTFVNDVRIQEQMYITLKLEDKLRFGYDTNLFTVVRGELTVPEEALKHEKFTSGLQLSKKPSNGETTTTTTTSKSPAKTPTKTLKSPSGGTLRLGESRATDGVKQPPAKPVDSHKAEDRIGGDVTALPRGTPLYGQPSWWGDGDADDENSFKQETKSSTKKHDSSMSDSKESRRGEKAKEDGLHASTAHDSSYFEIPTKEGHMANNGIHEIPTKDTEGSATHSTTAQGHASFTIEFDNTSPGKVTIKDHVSKFTSDHHRSRSKKSGAGSGGAGGRDLSTLQAAMMASESKVADWLAQNDPTLVRSESTEDDSKSIKSDVPVHLKRLKGSKHEDGTQSDSENGLGLRFANRRHALEERLKAAHGHVGVGGGAGGAGGGNVTVSGTRTTGTRTAFMIEFYDEENPRKRRSYSFSQTAPLLGGGAGGEGLCPQPPSHPKVFSISTSATTASDSGKAPAPIPATVTVGAPTAARVLLKQRSEDPSIGRSSASTGLATGSPTSPSEDASVVGRGAGAAGGEAEDDHSDKGTYTIELENRNPEEEEARRMIDKVFGVQQNQDSSALSDLKGEGKGKETGETGKEALPGDSSWVSQWASLAANHTRTDPEGSGAETATFLHKERGADAFESGASLSRGESSSSLTDRKRRTLPQLPADDPRAKSSTKALRSEIGEKQDTEPQEKENKGDGESPTPMEGSEMTSKRKQSSTSSPSKAPLRTSGSSERRKRSEERKGGGGGVEAGEKSGKPLVRQGSFTIEKPSANVPAELIPRINRGGSGRERSDSVGSMDTATLLKDTEAVMAFLEAKLRDENKLDQKISKTGITTQGSGSGFPLRTDSISPESDVDTASTASHVAGEADRKAAPGGVQKRRSLSSMHREKSNMSTASKTSVTNASARERLERKTKTRTADATSRTDARRSVQPSSASSRARQPSLDLTDDDQTSSFPISDILSSDQETYSGPLGHSAHGRSLDDALHSKLDSRSAKNSTSGSSKTSRTLQAATAASLSKQASLPQPRPTRASLLRRARLGDTSDTDLADADRVSVASEVSTTSSTSRPPSGRKGLSRLDMLAQPRRNRLGSISARSDSECTMTRSSTSSPRLSAETALRLGLRSSTPTENRLTPRMRASSVSKLNETKTKTTTSGYCSPTESSQPEPEGGDAEEEMMVSSSSRWRRLPPEYGSTSEEEFGSSRNSPKHGGRSHVRPHHLVPHRSSRLSTTASPGSAALTGPGGVGIKHRMKEQEEYIRDWTAHSEEIARLFPCVRRISQDLAKDLAILAREIHDVAGEIDSVSSSGTAPSTTVSTAATTPGSAIDTREEVGPARSTQPDIQESMRKLVDRVFDESLNFRKIPPVISTNKAPEINGKPVELRPRAPDSLEPRALRRRTWNREEAVLDSLLLNSVSQLSSKIRHSVDKTAGKIRILFKDKDRNWDEIENKLRSESDIPLLKTSNKEISSILLELKRVEKQLQVINVMVDPDGTLDALASLGLTSPTTPAKPQATKTTSPSATSPGSVPPAKDSLPEILPGPGGSTPSTRVQASSASTEETARDPSVGLGLTGVGVLPFNRMRPSGEEAIAQK
- the cep170aa gene encoding centrosomal protein of 170 kDa isoform X3; the protein is MSVTSWFLVSSGGTRHRLPREMIFVGRDDCELMLQSRSVDKQHAVINYEAGTDEHKVKDLGSLNGTFVNDVRIQEQMYITLKLEDKLRFGYDTNLFTVVRGELTVPEEALKHEKFTSGLQLSKKPSNGETTTTTTTSKSPAKTPTKTLKSPSGGTLRLGESRATDGVKQPPAKPVDSHKAEDRIGGDVTALPRGTPLYGQPSWWGDGDADDENSFKQETKSSTKKHDSSMSDSKESRRGEKAKEDGLHASTAHDSSYFEIPTKEGHMANNGIHEIPTKDTEGSATHSTTAQGHASFTIEFDNTSPGKVTIKDHVSKFTSDHHRSRSKKSGAGSGGAGGRDLSTLQAAMMASESKVADWLAQNDPTLVRSESTEDDSKSIKSDVPVHLKRLKGSKHEDGTQSDSENGLGLRFANRRHALEERLKAAHGHVGVGGGAGGAGGGNVTVSGTRTTGTRTAFMIEFYDEENPRKRRSYSFSQTAPLLGGGAGGEGLCPQPPSHPKVFSISTSATTASDSGKAPAPIPATVTVGAPTAARVLLKQRSEDPSIGRSSASTGLATGSPTSPSEDASVVGRGAGAAGGEAEDDHSDKGTYTIELENRNPEEEEARRMIDKVFGVQQNQDSSALSDLKGEGKGKETGETGKEALPGDSSWVSQWASLAANHTRTDPEGSGAETATFLHKERGADAFESGASLSRGESSSSLTDRKRRTLPQLPADDPRAKSSTKALRSEIGEKQDTEPQEKENKGDGESPTPMEGSEMTSKRKQSSTSSPSKAPLRTSGSSERRKRSEERKGGGGGVEAGEKSGKPLVRQGSFTIEKPSANVPAELIPRINRGGSGRERSDSVGSMDTATLLKDTEAVMAFLEAKLRDENKLDQKISKTGITTQGSGSGFPLRTDSISPESDVDTASTASHVAGEADRKAAPGGVQKRRSLSSMHREKSNMSTASKTSVTNASARERLERKTKTRTADATSRTDARRSVQPSSASSRARQPSLDLTDDDQTSSFPISDILSSDQETYSGPLGHSAHGRSLDDALHSKLDSRSAKNSTSGSSKTSRTLQAATAASLSKQASLPQPRPTRASLLRRARLGDTSDTDLADADRVSVASEVSTTSSTSRPPSGRKGLSRLDMLAQPRRNRLGSISARSDSECTMTRSSTSSPRLSAETALRLGLRSSTPTENRLTPRMRASSVSKLNETKTKTTTSGYCSPTESSQPEPEGGDAEEEMMVSSSSRWRRLPPEYGSTSEEEFGSSRNSPKHGGRSHVRPHHLVPHRSSRLSTTASPGSAALTGPGGVGIKHRMKEQEEYIRDWTAHSEEIARLFPCVRRISQDLAKDLAILAREIHDVAGEIDSVSSSGTAPSTTVSTAATTPGSAIDTREELVDRVFDESLNFRKIPPVISTNKAPEINGKPVELRPRAPDSLEPRALRRRTWNREEAVLDSLLLNSVSQLSSKIRHSVDKTAGKIRILFKDKDRNWDEIENKLRSESDIPLLKTSNKEISSILLELKRVEKQLQVINVMVDPDGTLDALASLGLTSPTTPAKPQATKTTSPSATSPGSVPPAKDSLPEILPGPGGSTPSTRVQASSASTEETARDPSVGLGLTGVGVLPFNRMRPSGEEAIAQK